One Campylobacter sp. RM16192 genomic region harbors:
- a CDS encoding ABC transporter permease, whose amino-acid sequence MNIKFWAITVALIILVPIISIFFEIAFGDYSNLEHFFKYLFLRYIQGTFLVAFGVLALSATIAVISAWIVANYRFPFANFFEYALMLPLAIPAYIFSFCYVGIMEFQGYFHKIFGFRLDFMNIYGAIFVLSLSLYPYIYMFAKTSFKTQSKVLFDVCKIYKLSQFKIFKVAVMLSRPAIIGGAMLVLMETLSDYGTVAYYGVTTFSAGIFKLWFDLGDSYSASILAAMLMVLVFVIMIFEHINKNSKGYSFNTHNIAKTTAKSELGNIGKILAFLWCFVIFCLAFLFPVVWLVYWSIMTIQDFKLEFITMAGNSLLMAIISAILITFISFFLVFSTRIIKNNKLNTFLLKTTSLGYALPGASIGLCVMIVFGYIDRNFGTQFLSASFVVLIFGYIVRFLATSVYAVESGYAKIPKNIDDASLLLNKSKFTLFFKVHLPLLRHFFFLSLIVVFIDIVKELPLSLILRPLGFETLSIRAFFYATDERLYAAALPSLLIVLLSLAAVIWLEIISRKKA is encoded by the coding sequence GTGAATATCAAATTTTGGGCGATTACGGTCGCCCTCATCATCCTAGTCCCTATTATCAGCATTTTTTTCGAGATAGCTTTTGGAGACTACTCCAATTTAGAGCATTTTTTTAAATATCTATTTTTAAGGTATATTCAAGGCACTTTTTTAGTAGCTTTCGGGGTCTTGGCTCTAAGTGCCACAATAGCCGTTATTTCGGCATGGATAGTAGCCAACTACCGATTTCCTTTTGCAAATTTCTTTGAATATGCCCTAATGCTTCCGCTTGCCATACCAGCTTATATATTTAGCTTTTGCTATGTCGGAATAATGGAGTTTCAAGGCTATTTTCATAAAATTTTCGGCTTTAGACTTGATTTTATGAATATTTACGGAGCCATTTTCGTACTCTCGCTATCACTTTATCCATATATCTATATGTTTGCAAAAACTTCCTTTAAAACTCAGTCAAAAGTACTTTTTGACGTATGTAAAATTTATAAACTATCTCAGTTTAAAATCTTTAAAGTAGCAGTGATGCTCTCTAGACCGGCCATTATAGGCGGAGCAATGCTTGTTTTAATGGAGACCTTAAGCGATTACGGCACGGTGGCTTATTACGGAGTGACAACATTTAGCGCAGGGATATTTAAACTATGGTTTGACTTAGGAGACTCATACTCCGCATCTATTTTGGCTGCGATGCTAATGGTTTTAGTATTTGTCATAATGATATTTGAGCATATCAATAAAAACTCAAAAGGTTATAGCTTCAATACGCACAATATCGCAAAAACAACAGCCAAAAGCGAACTTGGAAATATAGGCAAAATTTTAGCTTTCTTATGGTGCTTTGTAATTTTTTGTTTGGCATTTTTATTTCCTGTTGTCTGGCTTGTTTATTGGAGCATAATGACGATTCAAGATTTCAAGCTAGAATTTATAACCATGGCTGGAAATTCGCTTCTAATGGCTATCATAAGTGCAATTTTAATAACTTTTATTAGCTTCTTTCTAGTATTTTCAACAAGAATTATCAAAAACAATAAGCTAAATACATTCTTGCTAAAAACTACCTCTCTTGGCTATGCACTCCCAGGGGCAAGCATAGGCCTATGCGTGATGATAGTATTCGGATATATAGATAGAAATTTTGGCACTCAATTTTTATCAGCCTCGTTTGTCGTATTGATCTTTGGCTATATTGTAAGATTTTTAGCGACTTCAGTATATGCTGTAGAGAGCGGCTATGCAAAAATTCCAAAAAATATAGATGATGCGAGCTTGCTTCTTAACAAATCCAAATTCACGCTTTTTTTCAAAGTGCACCTTCCTCTGTTAAGGCACTTTTTCTTTCTTTCGTTGATTGTAGTTTTTATAGACATTGTAAAAGAGCTGCCATTAAGCTTGATACTGCGTCCGCTTGGCTTTGAAACTCTTAGTATTAGAGCATTTTTCTATGCCACAGATGAAAGACTATATGCGGCGGCATTACCATCTTTACTGATAGTTTTGCTATCTTTAGCGGCAGTAATTTGGCTTGAAATAATATCTAGGAAAAAAGCATAA
- a CDS encoding ABC transporter ATP-binding protein, with protein sequence MLNIRNLNKKFNNIEVLKHINLTLKEGEILSILGESGCGKSTLLRIIAGLETKDSGDIELKKGCGVAMMFQNYALFPHLNVYKNIEFALSKMPKNERDIEIKSLLEKFKIKDLKNKMCDQISGGQAQRVAFARAVANKEKLLLLDEPFANLDHNLRHTLRSELKQMIKQNGLSAIMVTHDKEDAFMLSDKIALIKNGIILDIGTPKELYFHPSNFEVAKFLGEMNSVAGYNIEVLPDEFKQWLKNKRYMFRPEQIISGNKFEANVLSYRFLGAFYELELEFKNVKFKSIISSNIEISDKFSFDLN encoded by the coding sequence ATTTTAAATATTAGAAATTTAAACAAGAAATTTAATAACATAGAAGTTTTGAAACATATAAATTTGACGCTAAAAGAAGGTGAAATTTTAAGTATTTTGGGCGAAAGTGGATGTGGCAAAAGCACTCTTTTGAGAATTATAGCTGGACTTGAGACAAAAGATAGCGGAGATATAGAGCTTAAAAAAGGTTGTGGTGTGGCTATGATGTTTCAAAACTATGCTCTTTTTCCACACTTAAATGTCTATAAAAATATAGAATTCGCTCTTTCAAAAATGCCTAAAAATGAACGCGATATAGAGATAAAAAGTCTACTTGAGAAATTTAAAATAAAAGATTTAAAAAATAAGATGTGTGATCAAATTTCAGGAGGACAGGCTCAACGCGTGGCATTTGCAAGAGCGGTGGCAAACAAAGAGAAGCTTTTATTGCTTGATGAGCCGTTTGCAAACCTAGATCACAATCTCCGCCATACTTTAAGATCCGAATTAAAACAGATGATCAAACAAAACGGTCTAAGTGCTATTATGGTAACTCACGATAAAGAAGATGCTTTTATGCTAAGTGATAAAATTGCGCTTATTAAAAATGGTATTATTTTAGATATTGGCACACCTAAAGAACTCTATTTTCATCCTAGTAATTTCGAGGTGGCAAAATTTTTAGGCGAGATGAACTCTGTGGCAGGATACAATATAGAAGTGCTTCCAGATGAATTTAAGCAGTGGCTTAAAAACAAGAGATATATGTTTAGACCAGAACAAATTATAAGCGGCAACAAATTTGAAGCAAATGTATTAAGTTACCGATTTTTAGGTGCATTTTATGAGCTTGAATTGGAATTTAAGAATGTAAAATTTAAAAGCATCATAAGCTCAAATATTGAAATAAGTGATAAATTTAGCTTTGACCTCAACTAA
- a CDS encoding lipoprotein, with amino-acid sequence MNKISISAILLTLLLSGCSDGKQAKEIVDSTKDAANKIIEKGSNAAKDVIDKTSEIKGSTQDIIGAVTDKAIKSAEEIKDKVESTIDEIRKDTKDILNNMLEENGTKENQKSEEIFKI; translated from the coding sequence ATGAATAAAATTTCAATATCTGCAATACTGCTAACTCTACTTTTATCAGGATGCTCTGATGGCAAACAAGCTAAAGAGATAGTTGATTCCACAAAAGATGCTGCCAACAAAATAATAGAAAAAGGCTCTAACGCTGCAAAAGATGTCATTGATAAAACCTCAGAAATAAAAGGAAGCACTCAAGATATCATAGGTGCAGTTACTGATAAGGCTATAAAAAGTGCCGAAGAGATCAAGGATAAAGTAGAGAGCACCATAGACGAGATAAGAAAAGACACTAAAGATATTTTAAACAACATGCTAGAAGAAAACGGTACTAAAGAAAACCAAAAATCGGAAGAGATTTTTAAGATATAA
- the fusA gene encoding elongation factor G yields the protein MSNRKTPLHMVRNIGIAAHIDAGKTTTSERILFFTGMSHKLGEVHDGAATMDWMEQEKERGITITSAATTCFWKDHQINLIDTPGHVDFTIEVERSMRVLDGAVAVFCSVGGVQPQSETVWRQANKYGVPRMVYVNKMDRVGANFYNVESQIKNRLKANPVPIQIPIGAEDTFKGVVDLVTMKALVWEDDSKPTTFVEKEIPADLLEKAEEYRAKMVEAAAETDDALMEKYLSGEELSVEEIKQGIKAGCLSMSIIPMVCGTSFKNKGVQPLLDAVVDYLPAPDEVEAIRGEYEDGTEVKVESADDGEFAGLAFKIMTDPFVGQLTFVRVYRGSLESGSYAYNSAKGKKERIGRLLKMHSNKREEITVLHAGEIGAVVGLKETLTGDTLSSEKDKVILERMDFPDPVISVAVEPKTKADQEKMALALQKLAQEDPSFRVSTDEESGQTIISGMGELHLEIIVDRMLREFKVDAEVGQPQVAYRETIRKTVEQEYKYAKQSGGRGQYGHVFLRLEPLEPGTGFEFVNDIKGGVVPKEYIPAVEKGCKEALQNGVLAGYPVEDVKVTLFDGSYHEVDSSEMAFKLAASMGFKEGARKAGAVILEPMMKVEVETPEEYMGDVIGDLNKRRGQVSSMDERSGNKIVTAFCPLAMMFGYSTDLRSQTQGRATYSMEFDHYEEVPKNVSEEIIKKRNG from the coding sequence ATGTCAAATAGAAAAACCCCATTACATATGGTTAGAAACATCGGTATCGCGGCTCACATTGATGCTGGAAAGACTACAACCAGCGAAAGAATTCTGTTCTTTACAGGTATGAGTCATAAACTTGGTGAGGTTCACGATGGTGCTGCTACGATGGACTGGATGGAACAAGAAAAAGAGCGTGGTATTACAATTACCTCTGCTGCTACAACTTGTTTCTGGAAAGATCACCAAATTAACCTTATTGACACTCCGGGCCACGTTGACTTTACTATCGAAGTTGAGCGTTCCATGCGTGTTCTTGACGGTGCCGTTGCTGTATTTTGTTCGGTTGGTGGCGTTCAGCCTCAGTCTGAAACAGTTTGGAGACAAGCTAACAAATACGGCGTTCCAAGAATGGTTTATGTAAATAAAATGGACAGAGTTGGCGCAAATTTCTATAACGTAGAGAGCCAAATCAAAAACCGCCTAAAAGCAAACCCGGTGCCTATTCAAATTCCAATCGGTGCTGAAGATACATTTAAAGGCGTAGTTGATCTAGTAACTATGAAAGCTTTGGTTTGGGAAGATGATAGCAAGCCAACTACATTCGTAGAGAAAGAAATTCCAGCCGATTTACTAGAAAAAGCAGAAGAGTACCGTGCGAAAATGGTTGAGGCTGCAGCTGAAACCGATGATGCGCTTATGGAGAAATACCTTAGCGGTGAGGAGCTTAGCGTTGAGGAGATTAAACAAGGTATAAAAGCCGGTTGTCTTTCAATGTCAATTATCCCTATGGTTTGCGGAACATCATTTAAAAATAAAGGTGTTCAACCACTTCTTGATGCTGTCGTTGATTATCTTCCGGCTCCAGATGAGGTTGAGGCGATCAGAGGCGAGTATGAAGACGGCACAGAGGTAAAAGTTGAGTCAGCCGATGATGGCGAATTTGCCGGTCTTGCATTTAAGATCATGACAGACCCGTTTGTCGGTCAGCTAACTTTCGTTCGTGTTTATCGTGGTAGTCTAGAGAGCGGTAGCTATGCTTACAACTCAGCTAAAGGCAAAAAGGAAAGAATCGGTCGTCTTTTAAAGATGCATTCAAATAAAAGAGAAGAGATCACAGTTCTTCACGCCGGCGAGATCGGCGCTGTTGTAGGCTTGAAAGAGACTCTAACAGGTGATACATTGTCAAGCGAAAAAGATAAAGTAATCCTTGAGAGAATGGACTTCCCAGATCCAGTTATCTCTGTTGCGGTTGAGCCAAAAACTAAGGCAGATCAAGAGAAGATGGCACTTGCACTTCAAAAGCTAGCGCAAGAAGATCCAAGCTTTAGAGTTAGCACAGATGAAGAGAGTGGTCAAACTATCATCTCTGGTATGGGTGAGCTTCACCTTGAGATTATCGTTGATCGTATGCTTCGCGAATTTAAAGTTGATGCAGAGGTTGGACAACCTCAAGTTGCATACCGCGAAACTATCCGCAAAACAGTTGAGCAAGAGTACAAATATGCTAAGCAATCAGGTGGACGTGGTCAATACGGACACGTATTCTTGCGTCTTGAGCCACTTGAGCCAGGCACTGGATTTGAGTTTGTTAATGACATCAAAGGCGGTGTCGTACCTAAAGAGTATATTCCGGCTGTTGAAAAAGGTTGTAAAGAGGCGCTTCAAAACGGTGTTCTTGCAGGATATCCTGTGGAAGACGTTAAAGTTACGCTATTTGACGGTAGCTACCACGAAGTGGATAGCTCTGAAATGGCGTTTAAACTTGCTGCTTCAATGGGCTTTAAAGAGGGTGCTAGAAAAGCAGGTGCGGTTATACTTGAGCCTATGATGAAGGTTGAAGTTGAAACTCCTGAAGAGTATATGGGTGATGTTATTGGCGACCTTAACAAGCGCCGCGGACAAGTTAGCTCAATGGATGAAAGAAGTGGCAACAAGATCGTTACAGCATTCTGCCCACTTGCTATGATGTTTGGTTACTCAACAGACCTAAGAAGCCAAACTCAAGGTCGTGCTACATACTCTATGGAATTTGATCATTACGAAGAAGTTCCTAAGAACGTATCTGAAGAGATCATTAAAAAGAGAAATGGCTAA
- the rpsG gene encoding 30S ribosomal protein S7, with amino-acid sequence MRRRKAPVREVLPDPIYGNKVITKFINSLMYDGKKSVATEIMYGAIKAIEKRNSEVKGIDVFNDAIENVKPIMEVKSRRVGGATYQVPVEVRPVRQQALAIRWIISYARKRSERTMIDKLANELLDAANSKGASFKKKEDTYKMAEANKAFAHYRW; translated from the coding sequence ATGAGAAGAAGAAAAGCCCCTGTAAGGGAAGTTTTACCTGATCCGATATATGGAAACAAAGTAATCACTAAATTTATTAATTCGCTTATGTACGATGGTAAAAAAAGCGTAGCAACCGAGATTATGTACGGTGCTATCAAAGCTATCGAAAAAAGAAATAGCGAAGTTAAAGGCATAGATGTTTTTAACGATGCTATTGAAAATGTAAAACCAATCATGGAAGTTAAATCACGCCGCGTTGGTGGTGCTACATATCAAGTTCCTGTTGAGGTTCGCCCAGTGCGCCAACAAGCTCTTGCTATCCGCTGGATAATCAGCTATGCAAGAAAGAGAAGCGAAAGAACTATGATAGACAAGCTTGCTAACGAGCTGCTTGATGCTGCAAATTCAAAAGGTGCATCTTTTAAGAAGAAAGAGGATACTTACAAAATGGCAGAGGCTAACAAAGCGTTTGCTCACTATCGCTGGTAA
- the rpsL gene encoding 30S ribosomal protein S12 yields MPTINQLVRKERKKVIVKSKSPALKECPQRRGVCTRVYTTTPKKPNSALRKVAKVRLTSGFEVISYIGGEGHNLQEHSIVLVRGGRVKDLPGVKYHIVRGALDTAGVAKRTVSRSKYGAKRPKPGQAAAAAGKKK; encoded by the coding sequence GTGCCAACCATAAATCAATTGGTCAGAAAAGAGCGCAAGAAAGTGATTGTAAAATCAAAATCTCCAGCGCTAAAAGAGTGTCCTCAAAGAAGAGGCGTTTGCACGAGAGTTTACACAACAACTCCGAAAAAACCAAACTCTGCTTTGAGAAAAGTTGCCAAGGTTAGATTAACCAGTGGCTTTGAAGTTATTAGCTATATCGGCGGTGAGGGTCACAACCTGCAAGAGCACAGCATCGTGCTAGTTCGCGGCGGTAGGGTTAAAGACTTACCTGGTGTTAAATATCACATAGTTCGTGGTGCGCTTGATACTGCTGGTGTTGCAAAAAGAACAGTTTCACGTTCTAAATATGGTGCTAAACGTCCTAAACCTGGTCAAGCAGCTGCTGCAGCGGGAAAAAAGAAATAA
- the rpoC gene encoding DNA-directed RNA polymerase subunit beta', translated as MSELKPIEIKEEHRPRDFEAFQLRLASPEKIKSWSYGEVKKPETINYRTLKPERDGLFCAKIFGPIRDYECLCGKYKKMRYKGIKCEKCGVEVTSSKVRRSRMGHIELVTPVAHIWYVNSLPSRIGTLLGIKMKDLERVLYYEAYIVESVGDAFYDNENSKKVEIYDVLNDEQYQSLSQRFEDTGFRARMGGEVIRDMLANLDLIELLNTLKDEVSSTNSEAKKKTIVKRLKVVESFLNSGNRPEWMMITNLPVLPPDLRPLVSLDGGKFAVSDVNDLYRRVINRNARLKRLMELDAPEIIIRNEKRMLQEAVDALFDNGRRANAVKGANKRPLKSLSEIIKGKQGRFRQNLLGKRVDFSGRSVIVVGPKLRMDQCGLPKRMALELFKPHLLARLEEKGYATTVKQAKKMIEDKTNEVWECLEEVVKDHPVMLNRAPTLHKLSIQAFHPVLVEGKAIQLHPLVCSAFNADFDGDQMAVHVPLSQEAIAECKILMLSSMNILLPASGKAITVPSQDMVLGIYYLSLEKTDSKGANKIFASVDEVMIAEEAHCLEVHSKIKTMIDGKTLFTTAGRLIIRSILPDFVPENMWNRVMKKKDIANLVDYVYKTGGLEVTAGFLDRLKNLGFRYATKAGVSISIADIIVPEHKQKHIDEAKKKVREIQNQYGAGLLTDSERYNKIVDIWTDTNNVVAGEMMKLIQNDKGGFNSIYMMADSGARGSAAQIRQLAGMRGLMAKPDGSIIETPITSNFREGLNVLEYFISTHGARKGLADTAIKTANAGYLTRKLIDVAQNVKVTIEDCGTHEGVEITEITENGELVESLEERILGRVLADDIIDPIANEILFSEGTLIDEEKAKAIIEAGIKSVSIRTPITCKAAKGVCAKCYGLNLGEGKLVKPGEAVGIISAQSIGEPGTQLTLRTFHIGGTASTEQQDRQVVAQKEGFIRYYNLNTYENNGKRIVANRRNAAVLLVEPKIKAPFAGKIEIEIAHEDVNITIKGKNEEAKYTLRRNDLAKPNELAGVSGKVEGKIHISYEHGDNVQENESIAEIIKEGWNIPNRIPFASEIKMADGDPVARKIVSGANGVLKFYILKGDYLERIRNIKKGYTVAEKGLFVVVADEDDREAVRYYIPRNSVIKVNDSDIVGSKDIIAEPVNEEQLIVAEWDPYSTPVIAEEAGVVSYEDIEPNYSASEQYDEATGQTRLVINEYLPSGIKPTIVISTKDGRIIRYQLEPKTAIFVNDGASVEQADILARTPKAVAKSKDITGGLPRVSELFEARRPKNTAIIAEIDGIVRFEKPLRSKERIIIEAEDGTTSEYLIDKTRQIQVRSGEFIHAGEKLTDGLISSHDVLRILGEKALHYYLISEIQQVYRSQGVAIADKHIEIIVSQMLRQVKIIDSGDTNFIVGDMISRIRFKEENERIMRMGGNPAIAEPILLGVTRAAIGSDSVISAASFQETTKVLTEASIAAKIDHLEDLKENVILGRMIPVGTGLYQDRKIKLKQN; from the coding sequence ATGAGTGAATTAAAACCTATTGAGATAAAAGAAGAGCACCGCCCTCGTGATTTTGAGGCATTTCAACTTCGTTTGGCAAGCCCTGAGAAGATTAAATCATGGAGTTACGGAGAGGTTAAAAAACCAGAAACTATAAATTATCGCACACTAAAACCTGAGCGTGACGGTCTATTTTGTGCCAAAATTTTTGGTCCGATCAGAGACTATGAGTGTCTTTGCGGTAAATATAAAAAGATGCGCTACAAGGGCATCAAATGCGAAAAATGTGGTGTTGAGGTAACTAGTTCAAAGGTTCGTCGTTCACGCATGGGTCATATCGAGCTTGTAACTCCTGTGGCTCACATCTGGTATGTAAACTCACTTCCAAGCCGTATAGGAACGCTTCTTGGTATCAAGATGAAAGATCTTGAGCGAGTGCTTTACTATGAAGCATATATAGTTGAGTCTGTCGGTGATGCGTTTTACGATAATGAAAATAGCAAAAAAGTAGAAATTTATGACGTTTTAAACGACGAGCAATATCAATCTCTTTCTCAACGTTTTGAGGATACCGGATTTAGAGCTAGAATGGGTGGAGAAGTTATCAGGGATATGCTTGCAAATTTAGATTTGATAGAGCTTTTAAATACTCTAAAAGATGAGGTTAGTTCTACAAATTCAGAGGCTAAGAAAAAAACTATTGTAAAGAGATTAAAGGTTGTTGAATCATTTTTAAATTCAGGCAATCGCCCTGAGTGGATGATGATTACAAATTTGCCTGTGCTTCCGCCTGATTTGCGTCCACTTGTTAGCCTTGATGGAGGCAAATTTGCCGTTTCTGACGTGAACGATCTTTATCGCCGTGTTATAAATAGAAATGCACGTTTAAAGAGACTTATGGAGCTTGACGCGCCTGAAATCATTATAAGAAACGAAAAAAGAATGCTTCAAGAGGCGGTTGATGCTCTATTTGATAACGGAAGAAGAGCAAATGCCGTAAAAGGTGCAAACAAACGCCCACTTAAATCACTTTCTGAGATTATTAAAGGTAAGCAAGGTCGCTTTAGACAAAATTTGCTTGGTAAGCGTGTTGACTTCTCTGGTCGTTCTGTTATCGTTGTAGGTCCAAAGCTTAGAATGGATCAGTGCGGACTTCCAAAGAGAATGGCTCTTGAGTTGTTTAAGCCGCACCTTTTAGCGCGTCTTGAAGAAAAGGGCTATGCAACGACTGTTAAGCAAGCCAAGAAGATGATAGAGGATAAGACGAACGAAGTTTGGGAGTGCTTAGAGGAGGTTGTTAAGGATCATCCTGTTATGCTAAACCGTGCTCCGACACTACATAAGCTTTCTATTCAGGCGTTTCACCCTGTACTGGTTGAGGGTAAGGCGATACAGCTTCATCCGCTCGTTTGTTCAGCGTTTAACGCTGACTTTGACGGTGACCAAATGGCTGTTCACGTTCCACTATCACAAGAGGCTATTGCAGAGTGCAAAATTTTAATGCTTAGCTCGATGAACATCTTGCTTCCTGCAAGTGGTAAAGCTATAACCGTTCCTAGCCAAGATATGGTGTTAGGAATTTATTATCTAAGTCTTGAGAAAACAGATAGTAAGGGTGCAAACAAAATTTTTGCAAGCGTCGATGAGGTTATGATCGCTGAAGAGGCGCACTGCCTTGAGGTTCACTCAAAAATTAAAACTATGATAGACGGCAAGACTCTATTTACGACTGCCGGACGTTTGATCATCCGCTCTATATTACCTGATTTTGTTCCTGAAAATATGTGGAACAGAGTTATGAAAAAGAAAGATATAGCAAATTTAGTTGATTACGTTTACAAAACAGGCGGACTTGAAGTAACGGCTGGATTTTTGGACAGACTTAAAAATTTAGGCTTCCGCTATGCTACAAAAGCAGGAGTTTCTATATCTATCGCAGATATTATTGTACCTGAGCACAAACAAAAACATATTGATGAAGCTAAGAAAAAAGTACGCGAAATTCAAAACCAATATGGTGCCGGTCTTTTAACCGATTCGGAAAGATATAATAAGATTGTTGATATCTGGACCGATACAAACAACGTAGTTGCGGGCGAGATGATGAAGCTTATCCAAAACGATAAGGGCGGATTTAACTCGATTTATATGATGGCGGATTCAGGAGCTAGAGGTTCTGCTGCGCAAATTCGTCAGCTTGCCGGTATGCGTGGTCTTATGGCTAAGCCTGACGGCTCGATCATCGAGACGCCTATTACATCAAATTTCCGTGAAGGACTAAACGTACTTGAGTACTTTATCTCAACTCACGGTGCTAGAAAGGGACTTGCCGATACCGCTATTAAAACGGCAAACGCTGGATATCTAACTAGAAAGCTAATCGACGTTGCACAAAACGTTAAAGTTACAATTGAAGATTGCGGTACTCACGAAGGTGTTGAGATTACCGAGATTACCGAAAACGGTGAGTTGGTAGAAAGTCTTGAAGAGAGAATTTTAGGACGTGTTTTAGCGGATGATATTATAGATCCGATAGCAAATGAAATTTTATTCTCTGAAGGTACTTTAATAGACGAAGAGAAGGCAAAAGCCATAATTGAAGCCGGAATAAAATCTGTAAGTATTAGAACTCCTATTACTTGCAAGGCTGCAAAGGGAGTTTGCGCTAAGTGCTATGGTCTTAACCTTGGAGAGGGCAAGCTCGTAAAACCAGGAGAGGCAGTAGGTATCATCTCTGCTCAATCAATCGGTGAGCCTGGAACTCAGCTTACTCTTAGAACATTCCACATAGGTGGAACTGCTTCAACAGAGCAGCAAGATCGCCAGGTGGTAGCACAAAAAGAGGGCTTTATAAGATATTACAATCTTAATACTTATGAGAATAACGGCAAGAGAATTGTAGCTAATCGTCGTAATGCTGCCGTTTTATTGGTTGAGCCAAAGATAAAGGCTCCTTTTGCAGGTAAAATTGAGATAGAAATAGCTCACGAAGATGTCAATATTACTATAAAAGGTAAGAATGAAGAGGCTAAATACACTCTTAGAAGAAATGATCTTGCTAAACCAAACGAATTAGCCGGAGTTAGCGGTAAAGTAGAGGGTAAAATTCATATATCTTATGAGCATGGAGATAATGTTCAAGAAAACGAGAGTATAGCCGAGATTATCAAAGAAGGTTGGAACATTCCTAATCGTATTCCTTTTGCAAGTGAAATTAAGATGGCTGACGGTGATCCTGTAGCTAGAAAGATAGTTTCTGGAGCAAATGGAGTACTTAAATTTTATATTCTAAAAGGCGATTATTTAGAGCGCATAAGAAATATTAAAAAGGGCTATACTGTAGCCGAAAAAGGGCTATTTGTCGTAGTTGCCGATGAAGATGATAGAGAGGCGGTTCGCTACTATATACCAAGAAATTCAGTTATTAAAGTAAATGATAGCGATATAGTAGGCTCAAAAGATATTATAGCTGAACCTGTAAATGAGGAGCAGTTAATAGTAGCAGAATGGGATCCATACTCTACTCCTGTTATTGCCGAAGAAGCCGGAGTGGTATCTTATGAAGATATAGAGCCTAATTATAGTGCGTCAGAACAATATGACGAGGCTACAGGACAGACTCGTCTTGTGATCAATGAATATCTGCCTTCCGGTATAAAACCTACCATCGTAATTAGTACTAAGGATGGAAGGATTATTCGCTATCAACTTGAGCCAAAAACAGCGATATTTGTAAATGATGGTGCAAGTGTAGAACAGGCTGATATTTTAGCTAGAACACCAAAAGCCGTAGCAAAATCAAAGGATATTACAGGAGGTCTTCCTAGAGTATCTGAGCTATTTGAAGCAAGAAGACCTAAGAATACTGCTATTATTGCCGAAATAGACGGTATTGTAAGATTTGAAAAACCACTTCGCTCAAAAGAGAGAATTATTATCGAAGCAGAAGATGGAACTACTTCTGAATACTTGATAGACAAAACTAGACAAATTCAAGTTAGAAGCGGAGAGTTTATACATGCTGGTGAGAAGCTAACTGATGGACTTATATCAAGCCATGATGTGTTAAGAATTTTAGGTGAAAAAGCACTTCACTACTATTTGATAAGTGAAATTCAGCAAGTTTACCGCTCACAAGGTGTTGCGATAGCTGATAAGCACATTGAGATAATAGTTTCTCAGATGCTAAGACAGGTTAAGATAATAGATAGCGGAGATACTAATTTCATAGTCGGTGATATGATCTCTCGTATAAGATTTAAAGAGGAGAACGAGAGAATAATGCGTATGGGAGGCAATCCTGCTATAGCTGAGCCTATCTTGCTTGGTGTAACAAGAGCCGCAATAGGAAGCGATAGTGTGATCTCTGCAGCATCTTTCCAAGAGACTACAAAAGTCTTAACAGAAGCCAGTATAGCTGCCAAGATAGATCATCTTGAAGATCTAAAAGAAAACGTTATCTTGGGTCGTATGATACCTGTTGGAACAGGACTTTATCAAGATAGAAAGATAAAACTAAAACAAAATTAA